The DNA segment GCACCCGCAGGGCGGAGAAGGGCTCGTCCCCCAAAGCGATGAGGGTGGCCAGCTTGAAGCCAGCGGGCAGCTCCCCCACCGACCCGTGCAGCCCCCGGGCCACCCCGCCCGGGATCCGTGCCAGGGCGCTGGTGAGGAACCAGTTCGCCGGGGCGATGGCCAGCGCCCCGGTCTGGGAATAGAGGACCAGCGGGGCCAACGCCTGGGCAGGGAGCTCCCCCGGCCCCCGGCCCAGGACGGCGGTGGGCCAATAGCCCCCAGGGTAACCACCGCCAGATCCATCCAGCCCATAGGTGACCGCCAGGAACTCGCGCTCCGCGGGGAAGGAGAACGCCGGGGCATAGATACAGGGCTCGGCGAACGAATCCGTGGTCTTAAGGCCGGAAACGGCCTGCAGGAGCTCCACCTCCAACCAGATTGCCTCCCCGTAGTCCCTGAGGGTGAAGGAGAGAAGCGGTTCGGCACCCTGCAAGTAGACCCGCCGCCAGGAAGTGAACTCCCCCCAGTCGTCCCGGCCCGCTTCCCGCTCCCAACCTCCGGCCGCGAGCCCCTCCGGAGCCTTCGGCAGGCGGGGCTCCAACTTCAACATGAACGGCTCGTCCCCGAGCCTAATGTAGGGCCGGCCTTCTTCATCGAAGGACAGGTTCAGTTTCATACCGTGATCCCTTCTGCCGGAAGCCGGAAGAACTCCCGCACCGCCAGCGTGGCGGCCCCGATCAAGAACCCTTCCTCCCCCAGCTCCGCCGGCACGATGACCAGGTCCTCCGCCTCCTTGGGGAAGGAGTGCCGCCGCACCTGTTCCTCGAACGCGGGGAGGAACAGGTCAGCGGCGTCGAGGCGCTCCCCGCCCAGCACCACCGCCTCCGGATTCAGGAGGTTCACCAGGTTCTTGACCCCGATCCCTAGCGCCCGCCCCATTTCGGTGAACACCGCCTGGGCCGCCCGGTCCCCGTCCCGGGCCACCGCGGCCAGCTCCTCGATGCTTTCGTAACCCAAGGCCTTCGCCTGCGAGAGGAGGAACCGATCGGAGGCGTAGACCTCTAGACACCCGCGTTCCCCGCAGCGGCAGCGGGGGCCATCCGGGTTGATGGTAGTGTGGCCCAGCTCCCCCGCCCCGCCGGCGGCGCCCCGGTATAGCTCGCCTCCAATCACCACCCCGGCGCCGATCCCCTCGCCCACCGTTACACACACGAAGTTCCGGAAGGCCCGGCCTGCCCCGTACCAACGTTCGGCCAGGGTGAGGGCGTTGACGTCGTTCTCCAGGTAGACCGGGAGGCCGACCAGCTGTGAGAGGGG comes from the Caldisericia bacterium genome and includes:
- a CDS encoding ROK family protein, with product FPERLDPQRFLELAQGLVEELGEGRLLGVGIGISGFVDAARGIELYSPILGWREVPLAAPLSQLVGLPVYLENDVNALTLAERWYGAGRAFRNFVCVTVGEGIGAGVVIGGELYRGAAGGAGELGHTTINPDGPRCRCGERGCLEVYASDRFLLSQAKALGYESIEELAAVARDGDRAAQAVFTEMGRALGIGVKNLVNLLNPEAVVLGGERLDAADLFLPAFEEQVRRHSFPKEAEDLVIVPAELGEEGFLIGAATLAVREFFRLPAEGITV